One window of Oscillibacter hominis genomic DNA carries:
- a CDS encoding TRAP transporter substrate-binding protein → MKKFLTLALALSMVCSLAACGGNGSGTSSDGSASSGFSSEEITPVVWKIEAAYGPGDQCWDVQMPMLKALIEKVTEGRVVVELYEPDTLCSAADIPASVANGTIQGAISSPNYNCQFVSAAYCETVPPFFFNTKEETYDCFYEAGLNDFLREEYYKAGLIYGGYAPCGSQSLFTTFKVETVDDLTGHIVRATSSNNDFYVACGASTVTMSGSDIYMALKLGTIEGTQYSLPELVTMGFCEVVKYCIPCVMAGSPQDFIFNIDAWEALPEDIQQNLYTALQEFFWDLYAASEKAEETVYDDAAKYGVEFVELTDEAKTGFISKGNQVLEDMQAKYPDISDGFQLILDWANNK, encoded by the coding sequence ATGAAGAAGTTTTTGACCTTAGCCCTGGCACTTTCCATGGTATGTTCCCTGGCCGCCTGCGGCGGCAATGGCAGTGGGACATCCTCCGATGGCTCTGCGTCCTCCGGTTTTTCCAGCGAGGAAATTACCCCCGTGGTGTGGAAGATCGAAGCGGCTTACGGCCCTGGCGACCAGTGCTGGGATGTGCAGATGCCCATGCTTAAGGCTCTGATCGAAAAGGTCACCGAGGGCCGCGTGGTTGTTGAACTCTATGAGCCTGATACGCTGTGCTCTGCGGCAGACATTCCTGCCTCCGTGGCCAACGGCACCATCCAAGGCGCTATCTCTTCCCCCAATTACAACTGTCAGTTTGTCTCCGCCGCCTACTGCGAAACCGTCCCTCCTTTCTTCTTCAACACTAAGGAGGAGACCTATGACTGCTTTTACGAAGCGGGGCTCAATGACTTTTTGCGGGAGGAGTACTACAAGGCCGGCCTGATCTACGGTGGCTACGCACCCTGCGGCAGTCAAAGCCTGTTCACCACCTTCAAGGTGGAAACTGTGGATGACCTGACGGGGCATATTGTTCGTGCTACCTCCTCCAACAACGACTTTTATGTAGCCTGCGGCGCCTCCACTGTTACCATGTCGGGCAGCGATATCTATATGGCTTTGAAGCTGGGTACCATCGAAGGCACACAGTACAGTCTGCCCGAACTGGTCACCATGGGGTTCTGCGAGGTGGTCAAGTACTGTATCCCCTGCGTCATGGCTGGCTCCCCCCAAGACTTTATTTTCAACATCGACGCTTGGGAGGCGCTTCCTGAGGATATCCAGCAAAACCTCTATACTGCGCTGCAGGAGTTTTTCTGGGATTTGTACGCCGCCTCTGAAAAGGCGGAGGAGACCGTTTACGACGATGCAGCTAAATATGGCGTGGAGTTTGTAGAACTCACCGATGAGGCCAAGACTGGGTTCATCTCCAAGGGCAATCAGGTCCTTGAGGACATGCAGGCAAAGTATCCGGATATCTCCGACGGCTTCCAGCTCATCC
- a CDS encoding FadR/GntR family transcriptional regulator, with product MDNFGGIISPVKSPKAYLLIVGKIVNLVASGELKYGDYLYTEKDLMATLNVSRPTLREALRVLEFLGIVSVSPRKGISVNRPDDSNCYLSLIYILMFDKTTNIEIFQLRRAIQVEMVATAAVAATKEDLERLSSLVSDMEANLESDYISFEKIDYAFHMQIVVCAHSQLCLKLMQTMSTMIHSQMQERLSRMPVADRQKTLRFHRKINQALQERDGIKAKRLMEAHLADVYIHLKNNPVQFDFNGLINQ from the coding sequence ATGGATAACTTTGGCGGGATAATCAGTCCCGTAAAAAGCCCAAAAGCTTATTTACTCATTGTCGGAAAAATTGTGAATTTGGTGGCCTCGGGCGAATTGAAATATGGAGATTACCTTTATACGGAAAAAGATTTGATGGCCACGCTAAATGTAAGCCGCCCCACTTTGCGTGAGGCACTTCGAGTGTTAGAATTTCTGGGCATTGTCTCGGTCAGCCCCCGCAAAGGCATTAGTGTCAACCGGCCCGATGACTCCAATTGTTATCTGTCCCTCATCTACATCCTGATGTTTGACAAGACCACCAACATTGAAATCTTTCAGTTGCGCCGGGCCATTCAGGTGGAGATGGTAGCCACTGCGGCTGTTGCAGCCACCAAGGAAGATTTGGAACGACTATCCTCCCTGGTATCGGATATGGAAGCCAATCTCGAGTCTGATTACATTTCCTTTGAAAAGATCGACTATGCTTTCCACATGCAGATCGTGGTTTGCGCCCACAGCCAGCTTTGTCTGAAGTTGATGCAGACCATGAGTACAATGATTCACAGTCAAATGCAGGAAAGACTTTCCAGAATGCCCGTGGCGGACAGGCAGAAAACCCTCCGCTTCCACCGTAAAATCAATCAGGCTCTTCAGGAACGAGACGGTATCAAAGCCAAACGGCTGATGGAGGCCCATCTGGCGGACGTGTATATCCACCTAAAAAACAATCCAGTGCAGTTCGATTTTAACGGCCTTATTAACCAATAG
- the tdh gene encoding L-threonine 3-dehydrogenase, with product MQNWMDAIVKPTAAPGLELRKVPVPEPGPGEVLIRVHKTAICGTDVHIYDWNEWSAQHVKPPMVIGHEYVGEIAELGAGVTGLRVGQRVSGEGHITCGHCRNCHNGNIQWCKNTSSVGVDRDGAFAEYVCIPQSNVILIDENLPEDVVSFFDAVGNATHTALMFDLVGEDVLITGAGPIGVIAVGICKYAGARRVVITDVNEYRLDLARKMGADAAVNIAREDIHEVMQKQGLTEGFDVGLEMSGNGGAFAQMVGVMRNGGKISLLGLGNGPISVDMNDIIGKGLTLQGIYGRKMDNWHKMSYMVQGGLDLTPVITHRFHYTDFEQGFEAMHSGKSGKVVLNWM from the coding sequence ATGCAAAACTGGATGGACGCCATTGTAAAGCCCACTGCCGCCCCGGGGTTGGAACTGCGGAAAGTTCCAGTGCCGGAGCCGGGACCGGGCGAGGTGCTGATCCGCGTACACAAGACAGCCATCTGTGGAACAGACGTGCACATCTACGATTGGAACGAGTGGTCCGCCCAGCATGTAAAGCCGCCCATGGTGATTGGCCATGAATACGTGGGGGAAATTGCGGAGTTGGGCGCAGGCGTTACAGGGCTGCGGGTTGGCCAGCGGGTCAGCGGAGAGGGCCATATCACCTGCGGACACTGCCGCAACTGCCACAACGGCAACATCCAGTGGTGCAAGAACACCAGCAGCGTAGGCGTGGACCGGGACGGAGCATTTGCGGAATATGTCTGCATCCCCCAGTCCAATGTGATCCTCATTGACGAAAACCTGCCGGAGGATGTGGTGTCCTTTTTCGACGCTGTGGGCAACGCCACCCATACGGCGCTGATGTTCGACCTGGTGGGTGAGGATGTGCTCATCACCGGCGCCGGCCCCATCGGCGTCATTGCCGTGGGCATCTGCAAATACGCCGGCGCGCGACGGGTGGTGATCACCGACGTCAATGAATACCGCCTGGACCTGGCCCGGAAGATGGGTGCGGACGCGGCGGTGAACATCGCCAGAGAGGATATCCACGAGGTGATGCAGAAGCAGGGGCTGACCGAGGGCTTTGACGTGGGACTGGAGATGTCCGGCAACGGCGGCGCCTTTGCCCAGATGGTGGGCGTGATGCGCAACGGCGGAAAGATTTCCCTCCTGGGGCTGGGCAACGGGCCCATCTCGGTGGACATGAACGACATCATTGGCAAGGGGCTGACGCTCCAGGGCATCTACGGCCGGAAGATGGATAACTGGCACAAGATGTCCTATATGGTACAGGGTGGGTTGGACCTGACCCCGGTGATCACCCACCGCTTCCACTATACGGATTTTGAACAGGGCTTTGAAGCCATGCACAGCGGAAAGTCCGGCAAGGTTGTACTCAACTGGATGTGA
- a CDS encoding DUF2752 domain-containing protein: MKTKDDVVYWTVWCSLIVLGILFLIWLFPLGQPTVPECWFYRSWHVYCPGCGGTRAVAALLRGQLLQSLYYHPAVLFTVGSVTAYQCSQTIWRLRDRRGWVLRYSDRWLLVLLMLLVLNCTVRNVLWFGFRIPL, encoded by the coding sequence GTGAAAACAAAGGATGATGTGGTCTATTGGACGGTTTGGTGTTCCCTGATCGTGCTGGGAATACTGTTTTTAATCTGGCTTTTTCCGCTGGGGCAGCCTACGGTGCCGGAGTGCTGGTTTTACCGGTCCTGGCATGTGTACTGCCCCGGCTGCGGGGGGACGCGGGCGGTGGCCGCTCTGCTTCGGGGGCAGTTGCTCCAGTCGCTGTATTATCACCCGGCGGTGCTTTTTACAGTGGGGTCGGTGACTGCCTATCAGTGCAGCCAGACAATTTGGCGCCTGCGGGACAGGCGTGGCTGGGTGCTGCGCTACAGCGACCGGTGGCTGCTGGTGCTTCTGATGCTGCTGGTGCTCAACTGCACGGTGCGCAATGTGCTGTGGTTTGGTTTCCGTATCCCTCTTTAA
- a CDS encoding UxaA family hydrolase, with translation MEFYGYRRLDGQAGVRNYIGIIPSVFCANRVAEMISQQVAGTVCLTHPVGCSQVGADLERTAQTLIAMGNHPNLAGVIVVGLGCERFTVKEFVEGLQKSRKPVAQVIIQEEGDTLRAVEKGVRLAHRMVEEASTIQRQPIDISELSVGVKCGGTDATSGISANPAVGAMSDLVVDHGGTVLFSEVTELLGAEDILAARAANSKVAEDILDTIRRMEDKLRVAGTDPKYQNRSALISTGNFDGGVSTVAEKALGNIYKSGSRPICGVVEYCETPGGRGLYLMDSPGHDGEVVTGMVGGGAQVIVFTSGRGTPTGFPFVPVIKVTGNSRTYEKMRENIDYNAGGIIDGSNTILAAGEDLFRMVLEAAGGKTPHAEAMRHAELFCISRL, from the coding sequence ATGGAATTTTATGGATATCGCAGGCTGGACGGCCAAGCTGGTGTACGCAACTACATCGGAATTATTCCTTCCGTTTTCTGTGCCAACCGGGTGGCCGAAATGATCTCCCAGCAGGTGGCGGGCACAGTGTGCCTGACCCATCCCGTGGGGTGCAGCCAGGTGGGCGCCGATCTGGAGCGCACCGCCCAGACGCTGATTGCCATGGGCAATCATCCCAATCTGGCTGGAGTCATCGTAGTGGGTTTGGGCTGTGAGCGATTCACGGTCAAAGAATTTGTGGAAGGGTTGCAAAAGAGTCGGAAACCAGTGGCTCAGGTGATCATTCAAGAGGAGGGCGATACCCTTCGTGCCGTGGAAAAAGGTGTCCGGCTGGCCCATCGGATGGTGGAGGAGGCATCAACTATTCAACGCCAGCCCATTGATATCAGCGAACTGAGCGTGGGTGTAAAGTGCGGTGGCACCGACGCTACCTCCGGCATTTCCGCCAATCCGGCGGTGGGGGCCATGAGTGACCTGGTAGTTGACCACGGTGGAACGGTCCTTTTTTCCGAGGTGACGGAGCTTTTGGGGGCCGAGGACATCCTGGCCGCCCGGGCAGCGAACTCCAAAGTAGCGGAAGATATCTTAGACACCATTCGGCGCATGGAAGACAAACTCCGCGTTGCCGGCACAGATCCCAAGTATCAAAACCGCAGTGCCCTGATTTCAACCGGCAACTTTGACGGTGGCGTCTCCACCGTGGCAGAAAAGGCCCTTGGCAACATCTATAAATCCGGTAGCCGCCCCATCTGCGGTGTTGTGGAGTACTGTGAAACTCCTGGTGGCCGAGGACTTTATTTGATGGACTCTCCTGGCCATGACGGCGAAGTAGTCACTGGGATGGTGGGCGGCGGTGCCCAAGTAATCGTATTTACCTCCGGTCGGGGAACTCCTACTGGTTTTCCCTTTGTCCCGGTGATCAAAGTCACAGGCAACAGCCGGACCTATGAAAAGATGCGGGAAAATATTGACTACAATGCCGGCGGTATCATTGACGGCAGCAATACCATTCTCGCTGCAGGAGAAGACTTGTTCCGGATGGTGCTGGAGGCTGCTGGGGGAAAAACTCCCCATGCAGAAGCAATGAGGCACGCGGAACTGTTTTGCATCTCCAGATTGTAG
- a CDS encoding glycine C-acetyltransferase, whose product MKTALEDYRAALEEIRASGTYKEERIITTPQRSRIDTTAAKQVVNMCANNYLGLSDHPELIAAAKASYDQWGFGLSSVRFICGTQQIHKDLERAIAGFVGTEDAILYSSCFDANGGLFETLLGEKDAVISDELNHASIIDGVRLCKAHRYRYRNNDMQDLRAKLEEARAAGCEKILIATDGVFSMDGYIANLKGICDLADEYDAMTMVDDSHAVGFMGPHGRGTCEYCGVMGRVDIITGTFGKAMGGASGGYTASHREIVDLLRQRSRPYLFSNSLAPAICAATLRTIELLEESTALRDKVHENADYFRREMERCGFDLLPGEHPIVPVMLYDAKTAQEFAARMLDKGVYVVGFCYPVVPKGRDRIRTQISAGHTKEDLDFAVQCFREVKEEMGL is encoded by the coding sequence ATGAAAACCGCATTGGAAGACTACCGCGCCGCGCTGGAGGAGATTCGGGCCTCCGGCACCTACAAGGAAGAGCGGATCATCACCACACCACAGCGCTCCCGGATCGACACCACCGCCGCAAAGCAGGTGGTGAATATGTGCGCCAACAACTACCTGGGCCTCAGCGACCATCCTGAGCTGATTGCCGCAGCAAAGGCCAGCTACGACCAGTGGGGCTTTGGCCTCTCCTCCGTCCGCTTCATCTGCGGCACCCAGCAGATCCACAAGGATCTGGAGCGCGCCATCGCCGGATTTGTGGGGACAGAGGACGCCATTTTATATTCCTCCTGCTTTGACGCCAACGGAGGCCTTTTTGAGACGCTGTTGGGGGAGAAGGACGCGGTGATCTCCGACGAGCTGAACCACGCCAGCATCATCGATGGCGTCCGGCTGTGCAAGGCCCACCGCTACCGCTATCGGAACAACGACATGCAGGACCTGCGCGCAAAGCTCGAGGAGGCCCGTGCTGCTGGCTGTGAAAAGATTCTGATTGCCACTGACGGTGTATTCTCCATGGACGGCTATATCGCCAACCTGAAGGGCATCTGCGACCTGGCGGATGAGTATGACGCCATGACAATGGTGGACGACAGCCATGCCGTGGGCTTTATGGGCCCCCATGGTCGGGGCACCTGCGAGTACTGCGGCGTCATGGGCCGGGTGGATATCATCACCGGTACCTTTGGCAAGGCCATGGGCGGCGCCTCCGGCGGCTACACCGCCTCTCACCGGGAGATTGTGGACCTGCTGCGCCAGCGCTCCCGGCCTTACCTCTTCTCCAATTCCCTGGCCCCGGCCATCTGCGCCGCCACGCTGCGCACCATTGAGCTGCTGGAGGAATCCACCGCGCTGCGGGATAAGGTCCATGAAAACGCCGACTATTTCCGTCGTGAGATGGAGCGGTGCGGTTTTGACCTGCTGCCCGGGGAGCACCCCATTGTGCCGGTGATGCTCTACGACGCAAAGACCGCCCAGGAGTTTGCCGCCCGGATGCTGGATAAGGGCGTCTATGTGGTTGGCTTCTGTTATCCCGTGGTGCCCAAGGGGCGGGACCGCATCCGCACCCAGATTTCCGCGGGCCACACAAAAGAGGATCTGGACTTTGCCGTTCAGTGCTTCCGGGAAGTCAAGGAAGAAATGGGACTCTAA
- a CDS encoding UxaA family hydrolase: MDPRDNVGVLLEDAGPGDLCFCGNLECTAKESIAFGHKISLADLQSGATVLKYGHKIGYATAPISKGTWVHRHNIESERGR; this comes from the coding sequence ATGGACCCAAGGGACAATGTGGGTGTCCTTTTAGAGGACGCAGGTCCCGGTGACCTCTGCTTTTGCGGCAACTTGGAATGCACTGCAAAAGAGTCTATCGCTTTTGGCCACAAAATCTCCTTGGCGGACCTACAGTCAGGCGCCACTGTTTTGAAGTACGGACACAAAATCGGCTACGCCACCGCCCCCATTTCAAAGGGCACATGGGTACACAGACACAATATTGAAAGCGAACGGGGGAGGTGA